In Achromobacter xylosoxidans A8, a single window of DNA contains:
- a CDS encoding cyclase family protein has translation MQRWKNRPEGSNWGDFGPDDQLGRLNLITEEQVLKGAREIRAGKTFCLSLPLDLPGGNVLNPRRHPPQLSPTRLADTPYLNFPLRNVNPDAVDVLSDDQVLLSMQYSTQWDALAHVGALFDADGDGKPELRYYNGYQAGVDVIGPADGDHTGCGCNSGGPSAALKLGVENLAQKGMQGRGVLVDLFRHYGAGRTLIGHAELMHVLKADNISVEPGDMLVLRTGYAEAVVAMNGTPDAETLHTYGAALDGTDQALLQWITDSGIAAICADNYAVEAYPAREKTGPRAMLPLHHHCLFKLGLPLAELWYLKDLADWLHANGRHHFMLTAPPLRLPHAIGSPVTPIATV, from the coding sequence ATGCAGCGCTGGAAAAACCGGCCCGAAGGCTCCAACTGGGGCGACTTCGGACCCGACGACCAACTCGGCCGCCTGAACCTCATCACCGAAGAACAGGTCCTGAAAGGTGCGCGCGAAATCCGCGCCGGCAAGACCTTCTGCCTGTCGCTGCCGCTGGACCTGCCCGGCGGCAACGTGCTCAACCCGCGCCGCCATCCGCCGCAGCTGAGCCCCACGCGCCTGGCGGACACGCCGTACCTGAACTTCCCGCTGCGCAACGTCAACCCGGACGCGGTCGACGTGCTGAGCGACGACCAGGTGCTGCTGTCGATGCAGTATTCGACGCAATGGGACGCGCTGGCCCACGTGGGCGCCTTGTTCGACGCCGACGGCGACGGCAAGCCCGAACTGCGCTACTACAACGGCTACCAGGCCGGCGTGGACGTCATCGGTCCGGCCGACGGCGACCATACCGGCTGCGGCTGCAACAGCGGCGGCCCGTCCGCGGCGCTGAAGCTGGGCGTGGAAAACCTGGCCCAGAAAGGCATGCAGGGCCGCGGCGTGCTGGTGGACCTGTTCCGTCACTACGGCGCCGGCCGCACGCTGATCGGCCACGCGGAACTGATGCACGTGCTGAAGGCCGACAACATCAGCGTCGAACCCGGCGACATGCTGGTGCTGCGCACCGGCTATGCCGAAGCGGTGGTCGCCATGAACGGCACGCCCGACGCCGAAACGCTGCACACCTACGGCGCGGCGCTGGACGGCACCGACCAGGCGCTGCTGCAATGGATCACCGACAGCGGCATCGCCGCCATCTGCGCCGACAACTACGCCGTGGAAGCCTATCCCGCGCGCGAGAAAACCGGCCCGCGCGCCATGCTGCCGCTGCACCACCATTGCCTGTTCAAGCTGGGCCTGCCGCTGGCGGAACTCTGGTACCTGAAGGACCTGGCGGACTGGCTGCACGCCAACGGCCGGCATCACTTCATGCTGACCGCGCCGCCCTTGCGCCTGCCGCATGCGATCGGGTCGCCGGTCACGCCGATCGCGACGGTGTGA
- a CDS encoding UbiX family flavin prenyltransferase, whose amino-acid sequence MRRLVIGITGATGALYAVRMLQALRGVDDVETHLVVSASGVLNIKHELDVGRHDVYALADHVHSVRDVGATLASGAFQTAGMVIVPCSMRTLAAVAHGLSDNLITRAADVTLKERRRLVMMVRETPFNLAHLRNMTAVTEMGGIVFPPLPAFYHRPASIEEMVDHTVARVLEMFDIVVPGPHWEGMK is encoded by the coding sequence ATGCGGCGACTGGTCATCGGCATCACGGGCGCCACGGGCGCCCTGTACGCGGTGCGCATGCTGCAGGCATTGCGCGGCGTGGACGATGTCGAAACGCATCTGGTGGTGTCGGCGTCCGGCGTGCTGAACATCAAGCACGAACTGGACGTCGGCCGCCATGATGTCTATGCACTGGCGGACCACGTGCACAGCGTGCGCGACGTGGGCGCCACCCTGGCCAGCGGCGCGTTCCAGACCGCGGGCATGGTGATCGTGCCATGCTCCATGCGTACGCTGGCGGCCGTGGCCCATGGCCTGTCGGATAACCTCATCACCCGCGCCGCCGACGTCACCCTCAAGGAACGCCGGCGTCTGGTAATGATGGTGCGCGAGACGCCGTTCAACCTGGCGCATCTGCGCAATATGACCGCCGTGACCGAAATGGGCGGCATCGTGTTTCCGCCGCTGCCCGCGTTCTACCACCGGCCCGCTTCCATTGAAGAAATGGTGGACCATACCGTGGCACGCGTGCTGGAGATGTTCGATATCGTGGTGCCTGGCCCGCATTGGGAAGGCATGAAGTAA
- the grxD gene encoding Grx4 family monothiol glutaredoxin has product MSDVQEFIRETVTQHPVVLFMKGTAQFPQCGFSGKAIQILKGCGVKKLVTVNVLEDDEVRQGIKEFSSWPTIPQLYVAGEFIGGSDIMNEMNESGELKTLLDQSGATA; this is encoded by the coding sequence ATGAGCGACGTTCAAGAATTCATCCGCGAAACCGTGACCCAGCACCCCGTCGTGCTGTTCATGAAGGGCACCGCCCAATTCCCGCAATGCGGCTTTTCCGGCAAGGCCATCCAGATCCTGAAGGGCTGTGGCGTGAAGAAGCTGGTCACCGTCAATGTGCTGGAAGACGACGAAGTCCGCCAGGGCATCAAGGAGTTCTCCAGCTGGCCCACGATTCCGCAGCTGTACGTGGCTGGCGAGTTCATCGGCGGCTCGGACATCATGAACGAGATGAACGAATCCGGCGAACTGAAGACGCTGCTGGATCAATCCGGCGCAACGGCCTGA
- the prmC gene encoding peptide chain release factor N(5)-glutamine methyltransferase, with the protein MTPPQLKSLLLDTRLPRLEVRMLLEHVLAKPRAWLLAHDTDPLLPETAAAYEALAQRRLAGEPMAYLLGHREFMGHRFRVTPDVLIPRPDTEVLVETALECLAGLAAPAVLDLGTGSGAIAISIALARRDARVMASDLSAAALAVAAANAWDLAASVRLVEGSWYQAVPAGEGFDLIVSNPPYVACDDPHLDQGDVRFEPRGALTDGAGGLEDLARIVQGAGRHLKRGGALWLEHGWDQAQAVRDQLAAAGFQDVHSRRDLAGIERISGGRLPT; encoded by the coding sequence ATGACGCCGCCCCAGCTGAAAAGCCTGCTGCTCGACACGCGCCTGCCCCGCCTGGAGGTGCGCATGCTGCTGGAGCACGTGCTGGCCAAGCCGCGCGCCTGGCTGCTGGCGCACGATACCGACCCTCTGCTGCCCGAGACCGCCGCCGCCTACGAAGCCCTGGCCCAGCGGCGCCTGGCCGGGGAGCCCATGGCCTACCTGCTGGGCCACCGCGAATTCATGGGTCACCGTTTCCGCGTGACCCCGGACGTGCTGATTCCGCGCCCGGATACCGAGGTGCTGGTGGAAACCGCGCTGGAATGCCTGGCCGGCCTGGCCGCGCCCGCAGTGCTGGACCTGGGCACGGGTAGCGGTGCGATCGCCATTTCCATTGCCCTGGCGCGCCGCGACGCGCGGGTGATGGCGTCCGACCTTAGCGCGGCCGCGCTGGCGGTCGCCGCCGCCAACGCCTGGGATCTGGCCGCGTCCGTGCGCCTGGTCGAAGGCAGTTGGTACCAGGCCGTGCCGGCGGGAGAAGGCTTCGACCTGATCGTGTCCAATCCGCCCTATGTGGCCTGCGACGACCCGCACCTGGACCAGGGCGACGTGCGTTTCGAGCCGCGGGGGGCGTTGACCGACGGTGCGGGCGGGCTGGAAGACCTGGCTCGCATCGTCCAGGGCGCCGGCCGCCACCTGAAGCGGGGCGGCGCCCTGTGGCTGGAGCATGGCTGGGACCAGGCGCAAGCCGTGCGCGACCAGCTGGCCGCGGCCGGATTCCAGGACGTGCACAGCCGCCGGGACCTGGCCGGCATCGAGCGTATTTCCGGTGGCCGGCTGCCCACCTGA
- the prfA gene encoding peptide chain release factor 1 produces MKSSMRSRLEHLCHRLIEVDALLAEPETASDMDRFRKLSRERAELEPVVEAFTAFARTEDDLAAAQEMLSDPDLKSMAEDEIKSGRAKLEELEAALQLLLLPRDPNDGRSLFLEIRAGTGGDESALFSGDLLRMYTRYAEQRGWRVELMSESASELGGYKEVIARIDGDGAYGRLKFESGAHRVQRVPATEAQGRIHTSACTVAIMAEADEMSEIVINPNDLRIDTFRASGAGGQHINKTDSAVRITHLPTGLVVECQDDRSQHRNKDKAMQVLAARLKDKETRERQSKEAAERKSLIGSGDRSERIRTYNFPQGRVTDHRINLTLYKLQQIMEGDLEELTGALIAEHQAEQLAALGDDI; encoded by the coding sequence ATGAAATCTTCCATGCGCAGCCGGCTGGAGCACCTGTGTCACCGCCTCATCGAGGTCGACGCGCTGCTCGCCGAACCGGAAACCGCGTCCGACATGGACCGTTTTCGCAAGCTCTCGCGCGAACGCGCGGAACTGGAACCCGTGGTCGAGGCGTTCACCGCTTTCGCCCGCACGGAGGATGATCTGGCCGCGGCCCAGGAAATGCTGTCCGACCCGGATCTGAAGTCCATGGCCGAGGACGAGATCAAATCCGGCCGCGCCAAGCTCGAAGAGCTGGAAGCCGCGCTGCAATTGCTGCTGCTGCCGCGTGACCCCAATGACGGGCGCAGCCTGTTCCTGGAAATCCGCGCGGGCACGGGCGGCGACGAAAGCGCGCTGTTCTCGGGCGACCTGCTGCGCATGTACACGCGCTACGCCGAACAGCGCGGCTGGCGCGTGGAGCTGATGTCCGAGAGCGCTTCTGAACTGGGCGGCTACAAGGAAGTGATCGCGCGCATCGACGGCGATGGCGCCTATGGCCGCCTGAAGTTCGAATCCGGCGCGCACCGCGTGCAGCGCGTGCCCGCCACCGAGGCGCAGGGCCGCATCCATACCTCCGCGTGCACGGTGGCCATCATGGCCGAAGCGGACGAGATGTCGGAAATCGTCATCAACCCCAATGATTTGCGCATCGACACCTTCCGCGCCAGCGGCGCGGGCGGGCAGCACATCAACAAGACCGATTCGGCGGTGCGCATCACCCACTTGCCGACCGGGCTGGTGGTGGAATGCCAGGACGACCGTTCGCAGCACCGCAACAAGGACAAGGCCATGCAGGTGCTGGCTGCGCGCTTGAAAGACAAGGAAACCCGCGAACGGCAGAGCAAGGAAGCCGCCGAGCGCAAGAGCCTGATCGGCTCGGGCGACCGCTCCGAGCGCATCCGTACCTACAACTTTCCGCAAGGCCGCGTGACCGACCACCGCATCAACCTGACGCTGTACAAGCTGCAGCAGATCATGGAAGGCGATCTGGAAGAGCTGACCGGCGCGCTCATCGCCGAACACCAGGCCGAGCAGCTGGCGGCCCTGGGCGACGACATCTGA
- the hemA gene encoding glutamyl-tRNA reductase → MSVAVLAFGLNHTSAPVSVRERVSMPVDLVKPAIEGLRSAFGGSVREAAILSTCNRTEIYCAADGHVADQLPAWLADYNRLDAGTLRPHLYRHHQDDAVRHAFRVASGLDSMVLGETQIVGQMKDAVRAAGEAGSLGTLLHQMFQRTFSVAKEVRSQTAIGAQSVSMAAAAVRLAERVFGNLDQARTLFIGAGEMIELCATHFAAQRPRSMVVANRTAERAEVLANRFAASTMKLSDLTDRLSEFDVIVSCTASSLPILGLGMVERATRLRRHRPMVMIDLAVPRDIEPEVGRLDDVYLYSVDDLGRLVQTGTDARRAAVVQAEAIIETRVQGFMHWMQSREVVPVIRDLHQAAEDVRSAELERARRLLARGESPEAVLEQLAHGLTQKYLHGPLAALNRSEGDDRKQLLAWMPRLFPGRDSRR, encoded by the coding sequence ATGTCGGTAGCTGTCCTTGCCTTCGGTCTGAATCACACGTCCGCGCCGGTTTCGGTCCGCGAGCGGGTGTCCATGCCCGTCGATCTGGTGAAGCCTGCAATCGAGGGCCTGCGCTCGGCCTTCGGCGGCTCGGTCCGCGAAGCCGCCATCCTGTCCACCTGTAACCGCACCGAAATCTATTGCGCCGCTGACGGCCACGTGGCCGATCAACTGCCTGCCTGGCTGGCGGATTACAACCGCCTGGACGCCGGCACGCTGCGCCCGCATCTCTACCGCCATCACCAGGACGACGCCGTGCGCCACGCTTTCCGCGTGGCCAGCGGCCTGGATTCCATGGTGCTGGGCGAAACCCAGATCGTGGGCCAGATGAAGGACGCCGTGCGCGCCGCCGGCGAAGCCGGCTCGCTGGGTACCTTGCTGCACCAGATGTTCCAGCGCACCTTCTCGGTGGCCAAGGAAGTGCGGTCGCAGACCGCCATCGGCGCGCAGTCGGTGTCCATGGCCGCCGCCGCGGTGCGCCTGGCCGAGCGCGTGTTCGGCAATCTGGACCAGGCCCGCACGCTGTTCATCGGCGCGGGCGAAATGATCGAATTGTGCGCCACGCACTTCGCCGCGCAGCGTCCGCGCAGTATGGTGGTGGCCAATCGCACGGCCGAACGCGCCGAGGTCCTGGCCAACCGGTTCGCGGCCAGCACCATGAAGCTGTCGGACCTGACGGACCGCCTGTCCGAGTTCGACGTCATCGTTTCCTGTACGGCAAGCTCCCTGCCCATCCTCGGTTTGGGGATGGTGGAACGGGCCACGCGCCTGCGCCGCCACCGCCCCATGGTCATGATCGACCTGGCCGTGCCGCGCGACATCGAACCCGAAGTCGGCCGCCTGGACGACGTCTACCTGTATTCGGTGGATGACCTGGGCCGCCTGGTGCAGACCGGCACGGACGCGCGCCGCGCGGCCGTGGTGCAGGCCGAAGCCATCATCGAAACCCGCGTCCAGGGCTTCATGCACTGGATGCAGTCCCGCGAGGTGGTGCCCGTCATCCGCGACCTGCACCAGGCCGCCGAAGACGTCCGCAGCGCCGAGCTGGAACGCGCCCGCCGCCTGCTGGCGCGGGGCGAATCGCCGGAGGCCGTGCTCGAGCAGCTGGCCCATGGCCTGACGCAAAAGTACCTGCACGGCCCGCTGGCGGCGCTGAACCGCAGCGAAGGCGACGACCGCAAGCAGCTGCTTGCCTGGATGCCGCGCCTGTTCCCCGGCCGCGACTCCCGCCGTTAG